Proteins found in one Verrucomicrobiia bacterium genomic segment:
- the carB gene encoding carbamoyl-phosphate synthase large subunit has translation MPKRTDIKSILIIGSGPIVIGQACEFDYSGTQACRALREEGYRVILVNSNPATIMTDPEMADATYIEPLTAEIVAKIIEKERPDALLPTLGGQTGLNLAMMLYESGVLERFGVEMIGAKPEAIKRAEDRKLFKEAMREIGVDVPKSEQVASVQQAREVAKNLGYPVVIRPSFTLGGTGGGIAYNPEELKQIVSLGLELSPVHTVLIEESVIGWKEFELEVMRDKKDNVVIVCSIENLDPMGVHTGDSITVAPAQTLTDKEYQKMRDWSLSIIRKIGVETGGSNIQFAVDGHTGRMVAIETNPRVSRSSALASKATGFPIAKIAAKLACGYTLDELPNDITKKTPACFEPAIDYVVVKVPRFNFEKFPDAAQQLSTSMKSVGEALAFGRNFKEALGKGFFSAEAGYNGFLWNKKEELSLEKIKQVLATHHPERVLYLKTGFEQGLSVEDAYRFTKIDLWFLHHIKEIVELATQIKNYAQQEPGLFAKNNFDTLPEELLRAAKEWGFTDLHLAKLLNTSEEIVTRLRQKKEILPVFKSVDTCAGEFEAFTPYFYSSYDFAGDPVKKSGKPSVVVLGSGPNRIGQGIEFDYACVHAVWAIREEGYDAVMINSNPETVSTDYDTADRLYFEPITRENVWAILERENPLGVFVGFGGQTPLKLAKALSKSKWKILGTPYEAIDIAENRKRFARLMSDLGIPQPLGGTAITFARAIKTAAALGYPVLARPSYVLGGQAMKLAYSSRELADYLQTSLDVTPERPVLIDKFLEEAIELDVDLVSDGKEVFIGGIMEHIEEAGIHSGDSIAVLPPFSVSDSTLKKVEEYAVKIARALKVIGLLNIQFAVKDDTVYVLEANPRSSRTVPFVSKAIGVPLAKIATKVGLGRRLKEFGLPSSYQKPHFAVKFPVFPFSRFPGAEVSLGPQMKSTGEVMGLDADLGLAFLKGQLNLAGGLPDKGRIFISVRNRDKRASVFLAKHLVELGFALCATSGTAKALSASGIPVKPVKKVSEGRPHIVDSIKAGEIAWVINTPEGEISQKDSQAIRRAAVEHGVTLITTLAGAQAAVNAVQSLKRGKLEVRSLQEYFPAKPVEILETA, from the coding sequence ATGCCGAAGCGCACCGATATAAAATCGATCCTCATCATCGGCTCCGGGCCCATCGTAATCGGCCAGGCGTGCGAATTCGATTATTCGGGCACCCAGGCCTGCCGGGCGTTACGCGAAGAAGGGTATCGCGTCATTCTGGTCAATTCCAACCCGGCGACGATCATGACCGATCCGGAGATGGCAGACGCCACCTACATTGAGCCGCTCACAGCCGAGATTGTCGCCAAAATCATCGAAAAGGAACGCCCGGATGCGCTTTTGCCGACCTTGGGCGGGCAGACCGGGCTCAATCTGGCGATGATGCTTTACGAAAGCGGCGTTTTAGAGCGTTTCGGGGTGGAGATGATTGGGGCCAAGCCGGAGGCGATCAAGCGGGCCGAAGACCGGAAGCTTTTCAAAGAGGCGATGCGGGAAATCGGGGTGGACGTTCCAAAAAGCGAACAGGTCGCCTCCGTCCAGCAGGCACGGGAAGTTGCAAAGAATCTGGGTTATCCGGTGGTGATTCGCCCCAGCTTCACTTTGGGAGGCACGGGGGGCGGGATTGCCTATAACCCGGAAGAACTGAAGCAAATTGTCTCCCTGGGGCTTGAACTTTCACCCGTGCACACGGTCTTGATCGAAGAATCAGTCATCGGTTGGAAGGAATTCGAATTGGAAGTAATGCGGGACAAAAAGGACAATGTGGTGATCGTATGCTCCATCGAAAATCTGGACCCGATGGGGGTGCACACCGGCGATTCGATTACCGTCGCTCCGGCGCAAACCCTGACCGACAAGGAATATCAAAAGATGCGGGACTGGTCGCTGTCCATCATCCGCAAAATCGGCGTGGAGACGGGGGGATCGAACATCCAGTTCGCCGTCGACGGCCACACCGGTCGGATGGTGGCAATTGAAACCAATCCCCGGGTTTCCCGCTCGTCTGCCCTGGCTTCCAAAGCAACCGGTTTTCCGATCGCCAAAATCGCCGCCAAGCTGGCCTGCGGGTATACGCTGGATGAACTCCCCAACGACATTACCAAAAAGACACCGGCCTGTTTTGAGCCGGCCATCGATTACGTTGTCGTCAAAGTCCCCCGTTTCAATTTTGAAAAGTTTCCGGATGCCGCGCAGCAGCTTTCCACCTCGATGAAATCGGTCGGCGAGGCCCTGGCTTTCGGGCGGAATTTCAAAGAGGCGCTGGGGAAGGGTTTTTTCTCTGCAGAAGCGGGATATAATGGTTTTCTCTGGAATAAAAAGGAAGAACTTTCGCTCGAGAAAATAAAACAGGTTCTGGCCACCCATCATCCGGAACGTGTTTTATATCTGAAGACCGGCTTCGAGCAGGGACTTTCCGTTGAGGACGCATACAGGTTTACCAAAATCGACCTCTGGTTTTTGCACCATATCAAGGAAATTGTGGAATTGGCAACGCAAATCAAAAATTACGCCCAGCAGGAGCCGGGGCTTTTTGCCAAGAACAATTTTGACACTCTGCCGGAAGAACTTTTGCGGGCTGCCAAAGAATGGGGTTTCACTGATTTGCATCTTGCCAAACTGCTTAACACGTCCGAAGAGATTGTTACCCGCTTGCGGCAGAAAAAGGAGATTCTGCCGGTCTTCAAATCGGTGGATACTTGCGCGGGAGAGTTCGAGGCGTTCACGCCCTACTTCTATTCTTCCTACGATTTTGCCGGCGACCCGGTGAAAAAATCGGGCAAGCCCTCCGTCGTCGTTTTGGGCTCGGGGCCGAACCGCATCGGGCAGGGAATTGAGTTTGATTACGCTTGTGTCCACGCCGTTTGGGCCATCCGGGAAGAGGGGTATGATGCCGTAATGATAAACTCCAACCCGGAAACGGTTTCCACCGATTACGACACGGCCGACCGGCTCTATTTTGAACCGATAACCCGCGAAAACGTCTGGGCCATTTTGGAACGGGAAAACCCGTTGGGCGTTTTTGTCGGCTTTGGCGGCCAGACACCCTTGAAGCTGGCCAAAGCGCTCTCCAAATCGAAATGGAAAATTTTGGGAACACCCTACGAAGCTATTGACATTGCCGAAAACCGGAAGCGTTTTGCCCGGCTAATGTCGGATTTGGGCATTCCACAGCCGCTGGGAGGAACCGCGATCACCTTTGCCCGCGCCATCAAGACGGCGGCCGCGCTCGGTTATCCCGTTCTGGCGCGGCCTTCCTACGTTTTGGGGGGGCAGGCAATGAAGCTGGCCTATTCTTCGCGGGAGCTGGCGGATTATCTGCAAACGAGTTTGGATGTGACCCCGGAACGGCCGGTTTTAATCGACAAGTTTCTGGAGGAGGCCATCGAGCTGGATGTGGATTTGGTCTCGGACGGCAAAGAGGTTTTCATTGGCGGTATCATGGAGCATATCGAAGAGGCGGGGATTCATTCCGGTGATTCGATTGCCGTTCTGCCCCCGTTTTCAGTTTCCGATTCCACCTTGAAAAAGGTGGAAGAGTACGCCGTAAAAATCGCCCGGGCTTTGAAGGTAATCGGGCTTCTGAACATCCAGTTTGCGGTCAAGGATGACACGGTTTACGTTCTGGAGGCCAATCCCCGTTCCAGCCGGACGGTGCCGTTCGTTTCCAAGGCGATCGGTGTTCCGTTGGCCAAAATTGCAACTAAAGTCGGCTTAGGGCGGCGTTTGAAGGAGTTCGGTTTGCCCTCCAGTTATCAAAAACCGCACTTCGCGGTAAAATTTCCAGTATTTCCCTTCTCCCGTTTTCCCGGCGCCGAAGTATCGCTCGGCCCGCAGATGAAATCGACCGGCGAGGTGATGGGGCTGGACGCCGATTTGGGACTGGCCTTCTTGAAAGGCCAGCTAAATTTGGCCGGCGGTCTTCCAGACAAAGGTCGAATCTTTATTTCCGTGCGCAACCGGGACAAGCGGGCTTCCGTTTTTCTGGCCAAGCATTTGGTCGAGCTCGGCTTTGCGCTTTGCGCCACCTCCGGCACGGCCAAAGCGCTCTCGGCTTCCGGCATTCCGGTCAAGCCGGTCAAAAAGGTCTCCGAAGGGCGGCCGCATATCGTCGATTCCATCAAGGCCGGGGAGATTGCCTGGGTCATCAACACGCCGGAGGGGGAGATTTCGCAAAAGGACTCCCAAGCCATCCGCCGCGCCGCCGTGGAGCACGGCGTCACCCTGATAACCACTTTGGCCGGGGCGCAGGCCGCCGTGAACGCCGTGCAGTCCCTCAAGCGGGGAAAACTGGAAGTCCGCTCTTTGCAGGAATACTTCCCGGCGAAGCCGGTTGAGATTTTAGAAACGGCCTAA
- a CDS encoding choice-of-anchor B family protein yields MLKMQTRNFGIIFSLFLFLVTPVAYARPNFNIDTLAFRPISGTEGCWGYVDSAANKEYALICAFNRLEIWDVTDPSNPVQKPSVPATGGDLKQVRPYSHYAFAVNQQDSGLQVIDLSDPENAYTLTSYATSSNHGGAHAIHIDGHYAYLGMNGNSPYSWRVIDISDPFNLQPRGQYMTSQPSGGYLNVLQSHDSYVKGDTAYIAFLSAGFSIVDITIKNLPKKIADVVYPNSFTHNCWPTENGQFLFTSDEIPGTGHLRVWDIRNPANPVQVAEWMPPGIPSIIHNVQVKGIYAYISYYADGVVILDIEDPTQPVEVGHYDTAPQSSSTGFAGCWDFYPYFPSGTLLASNYSSPAGMWLLRFNGAKAGQIKGRVVNFLTGDSVPDVFIRVLEAARQSKSDPAGNFSVRTDSGTFRLEFSLAGFIPETLTVAGRLNDTTDLGTVELKPVSLLPATPAHFAVRPEEGGNITLAWQRPPDTNLTGFRIYRTAPNDTVLFALFDSTGPDANTYVDAGSVAGERFFYRIAAVNSAGYTSFLSPPVVGMRFVFGQKLLLVDRTAYCSPYLKRYFAAPDSFYNFHARMLRRFDFDTLVLDDCAVRFAISPAFVARYPYIVLHSSEFYSPLAHDNASFLSFFTDYLKAGGKLLVEAQWTPLQPNPVYLCDYNSVLLPNASAEIWDTVRASFGFDCLYYPLVHTLNNSTVHQGFAGARSKNPAYPHLTVDSVRVDYFVPTTGGFTRYPYPTMPNVGYLIGRDSAENLYAFNSLLGNSDEKNGKAVAKKHTVPGGGGFVWFDFPLYYMKEDSTKKAFHQALADLDVPETFPKGDFDRDGVRTIEDVTYLMNWVFMGEPFPIIFDVSETDLNCDGQSSPADLVLLLLNVFPGQPLPCN; encoded by the coding sequence ATGTTGAAAATGCAGACCCGCAATTTCGGCATTATCTTTTCGCTCTTTCTATTTCTGGTGACTCCCGTTGCCTACGCCCGGCCCAATTTCAACATCGATACGCTGGCGTTCCGGCCGATTTCCGGCACGGAAGGGTGCTGGGGGTACGTCGATTCGGCCGCCAACAAGGAATACGCACTGATTTGCGCCTTCAACCGGCTGGAAATCTGGGATGTAACCGACCCATCGAATCCTGTTCAAAAACCCAGTGTTCCGGCAACCGGCGGGGATTTAAAGCAAGTCCGCCCGTACTCCCACTACGCTTTCGCCGTAAACCAGCAGGACTCCGGCCTGCAGGTGATTGACCTTTCCGACCCGGAAAACGCCTACACGCTTACCAGCTATGCAACGTCAAGCAATCACGGCGGCGCCCATGCGATTCACATTGACGGCCACTATGCCTATTTGGGTATGAACGGCAATTCCCCGTACAGTTGGCGGGTTATTGATATATCCGATCCGTTCAACCTGCAACCGCGGGGACAATACATGACCTCCCAACCCAGCGGCGGCTATTTAAACGTTTTGCAATCCCACGACAGCTACGTGAAAGGGGACACGGCCTACATTGCTTTTTTGTCTGCCGGTTTTTCCATCGTGGATATCACCATCAAAAACCTGCCCAAAAAAATCGCAGATGTCGTATACCCGAATTCTTTTACCCATAACTGTTGGCCGACCGAAAACGGTCAATTTCTTTTCACCTCGGACGAAATACCGGGAACCGGCCACTTGCGGGTATGGGATATCCGCAATCCCGCAAACCCGGTTCAGGTAGCGGAATGGATGCCCCCGGGAATTCCCTCCATAATTCATAACGTACAGGTAAAAGGAATTTATGCCTATATCTCGTATTACGCGGACGGCGTGGTGATTCTGGATATCGAAGACCCCACGCAGCCGGTTGAAGTGGGGCATTATGATACGGCTCCCCAGTCTTCCAGCACCGGTTTTGCCGGCTGCTGGGATTTTTACCCCTACTTTCCTTCCGGCACGCTTCTGGCCTCCAACTATTCATCCCCAGCCGGGATGTGGCTTTTGCGCTTTAACGGTGCCAAAGCCGGGCAGATAAAGGGGCGGGTCGTGAATTTTTTGACCGGCGACTCCGTGCCGGATGTTTTCATTCGCGTGCTGGAAGCCGCCCGCCAGTCCAAAAGCGACCCGGCCGGCAACTTTTCCGTCCGCACCGATTCTGGAACGTTTCGGCTGGAATTTTCACTTGCCGGTTTTATTCCTGAAACGCTCACGGTCGCAGGGCGATTGAACGACACCACCGACCTCGGAACGGTTGAGCTAAAACCGGTTTCTCTATTGCCCGCCACGCCGGCCCATTTTGCCGTGCGGCCGGAAGAAGGGGGAAACATCACCCTGGCCTGGCAGCGACCGCCGGACACAAATTTGACCGGTTTTCGCATTTACCGCACGGCTCCCAACGATACCGTCCTTTTCGCTCTGTTTGATTCGACCGGGCCTGATGCAAACACGTATGTCGACGCCGGTTCCGTTGCGGGAGAACGCTTTTTTTACCGCATCGCCGCCGTAAACAGCGCCGGTTATACGAGCTTCCTTTCGCCGCCGGTTGTGGGGATGCGTTTTGTGTTCGGGCAAAAGCTGCTTTTGGTGGATCGCACGGCCTACTGCAGCCCGTATTTGAAGCGCTATTTCGCCGCTCCCGATTCGTTCTACAACTTCCATGCCCGGATGCTGCGGCGGTTTGACTTTGACACGCTTGTCTTGGACGATTGCGCGGTGCGCTTTGCCATAAGCCCGGCCTTCGTGGCCCGCTATCCGTACATCGTCCTGCATTCTTCGGAATTCTATTCTCCGCTGGCCCACGACAACGCGTCGTTTCTTTCCTTTTTCACCGATTATTTGAAAGCCGGCGGCAAACTTTTGGTGGAGGCCCAGTGGACCCCCCTGCAGCCCAACCCGGTTTATCTATGCGATTACAACTCGGTTCTCTTGCCGAACGCCAGCGCGGAAATTTGGGACACGGTTCGCGCGAGTTTTGGTTTTGATTGCCTATATTACCCCTTGGTCCACACCTTGAATAATTCCACCGTTCACCAAGGTTTTGCCGGTGCGCGCTCGAAGAACCCGGCCTATCCCCATCTTACCGTTGACTCCGTGCGGGTGGATTACTTCGTCCCAACCACCGGTGGTTTCACCCGTTACCCCTACCCGACCATGCCCAACGTGGGGTATCTGATCGGCCGGGATTCCGCGGAAAACCTGTACGCGTTCAACTCCCTTTTGGGCAATTCGGACGAGAAAAACGGCAAAGCCGTGGCCAAAAAACACACAGTCCCCGGTGGCGGGGGATTCGTCTGGTTTGACTTTCCGCTCTATTATATGAAAGAGGACTCGACCAAAAAGGCCTTCCACCAGGCCCTGGCCGATTTGGATGTGCCGGAAACTTTTCCCAAAGGAGATTTTGACCGGGATGGCGTACGCACGATTGAAGACGTTACCTATCTAATGAACTGGGTTTTTATGGGAGAGCCCTTTCCAATCATCTTTGATGTCAGCGAAACCGACCTGAACTGCGACGGCCAGTCCTCTCCGGCTGATTTGGTTCTGCTTTTGCTAAACGTCTTCCCCGGCCAGCCCCTGCCGTGTAATTAA